A stretch of the Streptomyces sp. NBC_00654 genome encodes the following:
- a CDS encoding CdaR family transcriptional regulator → MALSPRTSGAPPVGVPLLIEEVRDELRSRFEPAADRLAAQILAEDPAYARLIGRKELGDRIHRNLCQALSGIAQAAREQPVDLHDAMSTGSRRVEQGLPLASLLQSYRRGGRLLWETMYEVVAERFPAALPTLLPAAAVVWDVLEQITDAVAESYRQAEAARAARDRERRHSLLDALLDGSGVAAGLASEAAARLGLPERGRYAVIVLRTAPGALPPSSDPGPEPLSGPRILWRIRADGETGLVPLGSGSPEDLRELLAGYDVRAGVSPVVGSLADLGRARWLAELALRTWRPGAASVVLLDERLPEALIAAQSDLAGRLRTVVLGRVLALPAEECGTLLSTLGVWLRAGGSSAVAAERLYCHRNTVSNRLRRLEQLTGRTLTDPAGAVELSLALAAVEQFGAR, encoded by the coding sequence ATGGCGTTGTCACCCCGCACATCCGGTGCACCGCCCGTCGGCGTGCCTCTGCTCATCGAGGAGGTACGGGACGAGCTGCGGAGCCGGTTCGAGCCGGCGGCCGACCGGCTGGCCGCGCAGATCCTCGCCGAGGACCCCGCGTACGCCAGGCTGATCGGCCGGAAGGAGCTGGGCGACCGGATCCACCGCAACCTGTGCCAGGCGCTGAGCGGGATCGCCCAGGCGGCGCGGGAACAGCCGGTGGACCTCCACGACGCGATGAGCACCGGGAGCCGCCGCGTCGAACAGGGGCTGCCGCTCGCCTCCCTGCTGCAGAGCTACCGCCGGGGCGGCAGGCTGCTCTGGGAGACGATGTACGAGGTGGTCGCCGAGCGCTTCCCCGCCGCTCTGCCCACCCTGCTGCCCGCCGCCGCGGTCGTCTGGGACGTCCTGGAACAGATCACCGACGCGGTCGCCGAGTCCTACCGGCAGGCCGAGGCGGCCCGCGCTGCGCGGGACCGGGAGCGGCGCCACTCACTCCTCGACGCCCTGCTGGACGGCTCGGGGGTGGCCGCCGGGCTGGCCTCCGAGGCCGCCGCCCGGCTGGGGCTCCCCGAGCGCGGCCGCTACGCCGTCATCGTCCTGCGCACGGCCCCCGGCGCGCTGCCGCCCTCGTCCGACCCCGGCCCCGAGCCGCTGTCCGGTCCGCGCATCCTCTGGCGGATCAGGGCGGACGGCGAGACCGGTCTGGTGCCCCTGGGGAGCGGCAGCCCGGAGGACCTCCGCGAGCTGCTGGCCGGGTACGACGTACGGGCCGGGGTCAGCCCGGTCGTGGGTTCCCTGGCCGACCTCGGGCGGGCGCGCTGGCTGGCCGAACTGGCCCTGCGGACCTGGCGGCCCGGCGCGGCGTCGGTCGTACTGCTCGACGAGCGCCTGCCCGAGGCCTTGATCGCGGCCCAGTCGGACCTGGCCGGACGGCTGCGTACGGTGGTGCTGGGACGGGTGCTCGCGCTGCCCGCCGAGGAGTGCGGCACCCTGCTGAGCACGCTCGGCGTCTGGCTGCGGGCCGGGGGCTCCTCGGCCGTCGCGGCCGAGCGTCTGTACTGCCACCGCAACACGGTCTCCAACCGGCTGCGCCGTCTGGAGCAGCTCACCGGGCGGACCCTCACCGACCCCGCCGGTGCGGTCGAGCTGTCACTCGCGTTGGCGGCCGTGGAGCAGTTCGGCGCGCGCTGA
- a CDS encoding fatty acid--CoA ligase codes for MLSTMQRHPLTVTTLLRHGATVHGRSEAVTWTGAAARRATYAEVAHRATKLAAALRGLGITGDQRVATLMWNNQEHLEAYLAVPSMGAVLHTLNLRLPADQLSHIARHAEDRVVLADASLVPLIAPLLPGLPDLEHVVVVGGGPLPDLPGVRVHGYEELLAGAPDGFEWPDIDEDTAAAMCYTSGTTGDPKGVVYSHRSVYLHSMQVCMPEALCLDDTRRALAVVPMFHAMAWGLPYAAFMAGASLLLPGPHLQAEPLAEFIATEKPHTAGAVPTVWAALLAHLDTHGGDVSSLREVLVGGAACPPSLMTGFEERHGVRVVAAWGMTETSPLGTVARAPHHVRSPEGAMLYRSTAGRPPAGVELRLTGEDGTVLPDDGATVGEVEVRGPWVTGSYHLVGAPADKFNGGWLRTGDLGTLTSDGYLRLTDRAKDVIKSGGEWISSVELENHLMAHPAVREAAVIGVPDDRWDERPLAVVVWAADPGAPGDYTGLHAHLGACVARWQLPERWTSLPEIPKTSVGKFDKKELRRRYAEGELPVERLSHSAGV; via the coding sequence GTGCTCAGCACCATGCAGCGTCATCCCCTGACCGTGACCACCCTGTTGCGCCACGGCGCCACGGTGCACGGCCGCAGCGAGGCGGTCACCTGGACGGGTGCGGCGGCCCGGCGCGCCACCTATGCCGAGGTCGCCCACCGTGCGACGAAACTGGCCGCGGCACTGCGCGGCCTCGGCATCACCGGCGACCAGCGGGTGGCCACCCTGATGTGGAACAACCAGGAGCACCTGGAGGCGTATCTCGCCGTCCCGTCCATGGGCGCGGTGCTCCACACGCTCAATCTGCGGCTGCCCGCCGATCAGCTGAGTCACATCGCCCGTCACGCCGAGGACCGTGTCGTCCTCGCGGACGCGAGCCTGGTGCCGCTGATCGCCCCGCTGCTGCCCGGACTTCCCGATCTCGAACACGTCGTCGTCGTGGGCGGGGGACCGCTGCCCGACCTTCCCGGTGTGCGGGTCCACGGCTACGAGGAACTGCTCGCCGGGGCACCCGACGGTTTCGAGTGGCCGGACATCGACGAGGACACGGCCGCGGCGATGTGCTACACCTCCGGAACCACCGGCGACCCCAAGGGAGTTGTCTACTCGCACCGTTCGGTCTACCTGCACTCCATGCAGGTGTGCATGCCGGAGGCCCTCTGTCTGGACGACACGCGACGCGCTCTGGCGGTCGTTCCGATGTTCCACGCCATGGCCTGGGGATTGCCGTACGCCGCCTTCATGGCCGGCGCCTCCCTCCTCCTCCCCGGTCCGCATCTCCAGGCCGAGCCCCTGGCCGAGTTCATCGCCACCGAGAAGCCGCACACCGCGGGCGCGGTCCCGACCGTCTGGGCCGCGCTCCTGGCCCACCTCGACACGCACGGCGGGGATGTCTCCTCCCTGCGCGAGGTCCTGGTCGGCGGTGCCGCCTGCCCGCCCTCGCTGATGACCGGCTTCGAGGAGCGCCACGGGGTACGGGTCGTCGCCGCCTGGGGCATGACCGAGACCTCACCGCTCGGTACGGTCGCGAGGGCGCCGCACCATGTGCGTTCCCCGGAAGGCGCGATGCTCTACCGCTCCACGGCGGGCCGTCCGCCCGCGGGGGTCGAGCTGCGCCTCACGGGCGAGGACGGCACCGTTCTGCCGGACGACGGTGCGACCGTGGGGGAGGTCGAGGTCCGCGGTCCCTGGGTCACCGGCTCCTACCACCTCGTCGGGGCACCGGCCGACAAGTTCAACGGCGGCTGGCTGCGCACCGGGGACCTGGGCACGCTCACGTCCGACGGTTATCTGCGCCTGACGGACCGGGCGAAGGACGTCATCAAGTCGGGCGGTGAGTGGATCTCCTCGGTCGAGCTGGAGAACCATCTGATGGCCCACCCGGCGGTCCGGGAGGCGGCGGTGATCGGTGTCCCGGACGACCGCTGGGACGAGCGCCCGCTCGCGGTGGTGGTCTGGGCCGCGGACCCGGGCGCCCCGGGCGACTACACCGGTCTGCACGCCCACCTCGGTGCGTGCGTCGCCCGCTGGCAGCTCCCGGAACGCTGGACGTCCCTGCCGGAGATCCCGAAGACCAGCGTGGGCAAGTTCGACAAGAAGGAGCTGCGCCGCCGGTACGCGGAGGGTGAACTCCCCGTCGAACGGCTGTCGCACTCGGCAGGGGTCTGA
- a CDS encoding MMPL family transporter: MATFLYRLGRLSFRRRRLVVLIWVALLAAGTFAAVKAPAAADDGVSIPGTESQKAFDLLDQRFPGVNSDGAEARIVFVVPDGQKITASAHKAAVEHVVEEVGGGSQVAAALSPFDTGAVSEDGTTAYATVNYKAKISDLTDATREALTDAAESGREAGLTVEMGGSALTPEAEMGATEIIGVAVAAVVLLITFGSLAAAGLPLLTALIGVGLGIAAITALGSAFGFSPTTATLAMMLGLAVGIDYAVFIVSRFRSERAEGHTAEEAAARANGTAGSAVVFAGLTVVIALMGLSVVGIPVLTKMGVAAAGTVVISVVIALTLLPALLGFAQRAVLPRASRAPGSAVSARPVGGARRARRTKSGSQDPAREAAAMGTRWARMVIRRPLGVLVLAVLGLGVIAVPAFDLRLGMPGDETKSTSTTERRAYDALADGFGPGFNGPLTVVVDAKGSDDPKAAAAQAAEDLAATDGIVSVSPAAFNEAGDTAVITATPGTGPSSTGTKELVGTIRDEAAGLESGTGATLLVTGTTAVNIDVSQKVTDALVPYLAVVVGLAVLLLMVVFRSLLVPVKAAVGFLLSVGASFGVIVAVFQWGWLAETLGIQETGPVSSLMPIFLIGVVFGLAMDYEVFLVTRMREAYVHGERPGQAIVTGFRHSARVVVAAAVIMIAVFAGFIGMSDSMVKMMGLGLASAVFFDAFVVRMTIVPAVLALLGDRAWWLPRRLGRILPNVDIEGEGLSRRQTAVPGPGSSTEPEPTRV; this comes from the coding sequence GTGGCTACCTTCCTCTATCGGCTAGGCCGGCTGTCCTTCCGGAGACGACGACTCGTCGTCCTGATCTGGGTGGCGCTGCTCGCCGCCGGCACGTTCGCGGCGGTCAAGGCGCCCGCAGCCGCGGACGACGGTGTCTCGATTCCCGGTACGGAGTCGCAGAAGGCGTTCGACCTGCTGGACCAGCGCTTCCCCGGCGTGAACTCCGACGGGGCCGAGGCACGGATCGTGTTCGTCGTCCCGGACGGCCAGAAGATCACCGCGAGCGCGCACAAGGCGGCCGTCGAGCACGTCGTCGAAGAGGTGGGCGGCGGCTCGCAGGTCGCCGCCGCTCTCAGCCCCTTCGACACCGGGGCGGTCAGCGAGGACGGCACTACGGCGTACGCCACCGTCAACTACAAGGCGAAGATCAGCGACCTCACGGACGCCACCAGGGAAGCGCTCACGGACGCGGCGGAGTCGGGCCGCGAGGCCGGGCTCACCGTGGAGATGGGTGGCTCCGCGCTGACGCCCGAAGCCGAGATGGGGGCGACCGAGATCATCGGCGTCGCCGTCGCCGCGGTCGTCCTGCTGATCACCTTCGGGTCTCTGGCGGCCGCCGGGCTGCCGCTGCTCACCGCCCTGATCGGCGTCGGGCTGGGCATCGCCGCGATCACCGCGCTGGGCAGCGCCTTCGGGTTCTCGCCGACGACGGCCACGCTCGCCATGATGCTGGGCCTCGCCGTCGGCATCGACTACGCCGTGTTCATCGTCTCCCGCTTCCGGTCGGAACGGGCGGAGGGTCACACCGCCGAGGAGGCCGCGGCGCGCGCCAACGGGACCGCGGGTTCCGCCGTCGTCTTCGCCGGTCTCACCGTCGTGATCGCGCTCATGGGACTGTCCGTCGTCGGCATCCCCGTCCTGACCAAGATGGGTGTGGCCGCCGCCGGGACCGTGGTGATCTCCGTCGTGATCGCCCTGACCCTGCTGCCGGCACTGCTCGGATTCGCCCAGCGGGCGGTGCTGCCGCGCGCCTCCCGTGCGCCGGGCTCGGCGGTCTCCGCGCGCCCGGTGGGCGGCGCACGCAGGGCGCGCCGGACGAAGTCCGGTTCCCAGGACCCCGCCCGGGAGGCGGCCGCCATGGGAACACGCTGGGCGCGCATGGTCATCCGGCGCCCCCTCGGCGTTCTCGTTCTCGCCGTGCTGGGCCTCGGTGTGATCGCCGTACCGGCATTCGATCTGCGGCTCGGCATGCCGGGCGACGAGACGAAGTCCACCTCGACCACCGAGCGCCGTGCCTATGACGCGCTGGCCGACGGCTTCGGTCCCGGCTTCAACGGACCGCTCACCGTCGTCGTCGACGCGAAGGGCTCCGACGACCCGAAGGCAGCGGCGGCGCAGGCCGCCGAGGACCTCGCCGCGACCGACGGGATCGTCTCGGTCTCCCCCGCGGCGTTCAACGAGGCCGGCGACACCGCCGTGATCACCGCCACGCCCGGCACCGGCCCCAGCTCCACCGGGACCAAGGAACTCGTCGGCACGATCCGCGACGAGGCGGCCGGTCTGGAGTCCGGCACCGGAGCCACCCTGCTCGTCACCGGCACGACCGCGGTGAACATCGATGTGTCGCAGAAGGTCACCGACGCGCTCGTGCCGTATCTGGCGGTCGTCGTGGGACTGGCCGTGCTGCTGCTGATGGTCGTCTTCCGCTCGCTCCTGGTGCCCGTGAAGGCCGCGGTCGGCTTCCTGCTGTCCGTGGGGGCCTCGTTCGGAGTCATCGTCGCGGTCTTCCAGTGGGGCTGGCTCGCCGAGACGCTGGGCATCCAGGAGACCGGCCCCGTGTCGAGCCTGATGCCGATCTTCCTGATCGGGGTCGTCTTCGGCCTGGCCATGGACTACGAGGTCTTCCTCGTCACGCGGATGCGCGAGGCGTACGTCCACGGGGAGCGCCCGGGACAGGCGATCGTGACGGGTTTCCGGCACAGCGCACGGGTCGTCGTGGCCGCCGCCGTGATTATGATCGCCGTCTTCGCCGGGTTCATCGGGATGAGCGACTCGATGGTCAAGATGATGGGGCTCGGTCTCGCCTCCGCCGTCTTCTTCGACGCGTTCGTCGTCCGGATGACCATCGTCCCGGCCGTCCTCGCCCTGCTCGGCGACCGGGCGTGGTGGCTGCCGCGACGGCTCGGGAGGATCCTGCCGAACGTGGACATCGAGGGTGAGGGGCTCAGCCGCCGGCAGACGGCCGTCCCCGGACCGGGGAGCAGTACGGAGCCCGAGCCCACCCGGGTCTGA
- a CDS encoding sensor histidine kinase: protein MITDWRQPALRHPRTADAALALALLGLSFLVGSLDGAGQKTGSGTAPDSGGSPYVPVVLLGAVSSAALMWHRSHPRTVTVVTALCSAVLASLGFALTVFTSGPVVVALYSLAVRTDRRTSRTFTLGAILVLLPLTMAFGPGTVFVVDQIGLIAWALLPGAVGDAVRTRRDYVAAVEARAELAERTREDEARRRVGEERIRIARDLHDVVAHHIALANAQAGTASYLMRADPERAQQVMDHLAETTSSALRELKATVGLLRQSGDAEAPLDPAPGLGRLPSLVDSFRRSGLVVSVVTEGEEQPLSPGVDLTAYRIVQEALTNVSKHAGTSAATVRLTYTHDRLALSVTDRGRSPGTPEAVSEPGYGLIGMRERAASVGGLLLAGRRAEGGFEVTTELPLRTGQATRSTAADGRADSGTNADAGSDARSGEESERTAP, encoded by the coding sequence ATGATCACCGACTGGCGACAGCCGGCCCTCCGGCATCCCCGGACGGCCGACGCCGCACTCGCGCTGGCCCTGCTCGGCCTGTCGTTCCTGGTCGGCTCGCTCGACGGGGCCGGGCAGAAGACCGGCTCCGGCACCGCTCCCGACTCCGGCGGCTCGCCGTATGTGCCCGTCGTCCTTCTCGGCGCGGTGTCCAGCGCCGCGCTGATGTGGCACCGCAGTCACCCGCGTACCGTCACGGTCGTGACCGCGCTGTGCAGCGCGGTACTGGCGTCGCTGGGGTTCGCCCTGACCGTGTTCACCTCGGGCCCGGTCGTCGTGGCCCTGTACTCGCTGGCCGTCCGCACCGACCGCCGTACGTCCCGGACCTTCACGCTGGGTGCCATCCTCGTCCTGCTGCCTCTCACCATGGCCTTCGGGCCCGGAACGGTCTTCGTCGTCGACCAGATCGGGCTGATCGCCTGGGCCCTGCTGCCGGGTGCGGTGGGCGACGCCGTCCGGACGAGACGCGACTACGTCGCGGCCGTCGAGGCACGCGCCGAGCTCGCCGAGCGGACCCGGGAGGACGAGGCGCGGCGGAGGGTCGGCGAGGAGCGGATCCGTATCGCACGCGACCTCCACGATGTCGTCGCGCACCACATCGCCCTCGCCAACGCCCAGGCGGGCACCGCCTCGTATCTGATGCGCGCCGACCCCGAGCGGGCCCAGCAGGTCATGGACCACCTCGCGGAAACCACTTCCTCCGCGCTGCGCGAGCTCAAGGCGACCGTCGGGCTGCTGCGGCAGAGCGGTGACGCCGAGGCGCCGCTGGACCCCGCTCCGGGGCTCGGCCGGCTCCCGTCGCTGGTCGACTCGTTCCGACGGTCCGGTCTGGTGGTGTCCGTGGTCACGGAGGGGGAGGAACAGCCGCTGTCGCCGGGCGTGGACCTGACGGCGTACCGGATCGTCCAGGAAGCCCTGACCAATGTCTCCAAGCACGCCGGTACGTCAGCGGCGACGGTGCGTCTCACCTACACCCACGACCGGCTGGCCCTCTCCGTCACCGACAGGGGCCGGTCACCGGGCACGCCGGAGGCGGTGTCGGAGCCGGGGTACGGTCTGATCGGCATGCGGGAGCGGGCCGCTTCGGTGGGCGGCCTGCTGCTCGCCGGACGCCGGGCGGAGGGCGGATTCGAGGTGACCACGGAGCTGCCCCTGCGGACCGGGCAGGCCACCCGGAGCACGGCTGCGGACGGCCGTGCGGATTCCGGTACGAATGCCGACGCGGGCAGCGATGCGCGTTCCGGCGAGGAAAGCGAGCGTACGGCCCCATGA
- a CDS encoding response regulator transcription factor: MTIRVLLADDQALLAGTFRLLIDSCDDMEVVGIAADGREAVDKARETHPDVIVMDIRMPGVDGLAATAEICADDSLGSTRVLILTTFEIDEYVAQALRAGASGFLGKDVGPEALLTAIRTVNAGDSLLSPAATRALIGRYLARPEPAGISSPDALAVLTARERQVMTQAAEGLSNTEIAELMHLSPLTVRTHVHRAMSKLHARDRAQLVVIAYRTGLVRVAPHRPPPSGENGPFPGGR, translated from the coding sequence ATGACCATCCGCGTACTGCTGGCCGATGACCAGGCACTGCTGGCGGGCACCTTCCGGCTGCTGATCGACTCCTGCGACGACATGGAGGTCGTCGGCATCGCCGCCGACGGCCGGGAGGCGGTGGACAAGGCGCGCGAGACACACCCCGATGTGATCGTCATGGACATCCGGATGCCGGGTGTCGACGGCCTGGCGGCGACGGCCGAGATCTGCGCCGACGACTCCCTCGGCTCGACGAGGGTCCTCATTCTCACGACGTTCGAGATCGACGAGTACGTGGCGCAGGCGCTGCGCGCGGGCGCCAGCGGCTTCCTCGGCAAGGACGTCGGCCCCGAGGCGCTCCTGACAGCCATCCGCACGGTGAATGCCGGGGACTCCCTGCTCTCCCCCGCCGCGACCCGTGCGCTCATCGGCCGCTACCTCGCACGCCCCGAGCCGGCCGGGATCTCCTCGCCGGACGCCCTCGCCGTGCTGACCGCACGCGAGCGCCAGGTCATGACGCAGGCGGCCGAGGGCCTGTCGAACACCGAGATCGCCGAGCTCATGCATCTGAGCCCGCTGACCGTGCGGACCCATGTCCACCGGGCGATGTCCAAGCTGCACGCACGGGACCGGGCCCAGCTGGTGGTCATCGCCTACCGGACGGGGCTCGTCCGTGTCGCACCGCACCGGCCACCGCCGTCCGGTGAGAACGGCCCGTTCCCCGGAGGGCGTTGA
- a CDS encoding class I SAM-dependent methyltransferase gives MGEGHELSAAAAFDALGAEYERAFAGSPAHHDSLRRLSEQLAPGSRILDVGSGTGRPTAQTLADAGHRVLGVDVSPVMTEIAARQVPDAVFRCADIRTLPLDGADADTGAGTGAGTETETETETDAGAAGAGFDAVCVYFSLLQMPREDQSRLLHRFRRSLKPGGRLVVATVPLDVEDVGGVFMGQPVRVTSFGAEEFTALVKEAGFAIEWQQSSVFTPDHPAGEPEPHLFLHCRRL, from the coding sequence ATGGGTGAAGGTCACGAACTCTCGGCCGCAGCAGCGTTCGACGCGCTGGGAGCCGAGTACGAGCGGGCCTTCGCCGGCTCACCGGCCCACCACGACTCGCTGCGCCGGCTGAGCGAACAGCTCGCGCCCGGCAGCAGGATCCTGGACGTGGGCAGCGGTACGGGACGGCCGACCGCGCAGACGCTGGCGGACGCGGGACACCGGGTGCTGGGCGTCGATGTCTCACCGGTCATGACGGAGATCGCGGCCCGGCAGGTGCCGGACGCGGTCTTCCGGTGCGCCGACATCCGTACGCTGCCGCTGGACGGCGCCGACGCGGATACGGGTGCGGGTACGGGTGCGGGTACGGAGACGGAGACGGAGACGGAGACGGATGCGGGCGCCGCGGGAGCGGGGTTCGACGCGGTCTGTGTGTATTTCTCGCTGCTCCAGATGCCGCGCGAAGACCAGTCCCGGCTGCTGCACAGGTTCCGCCGGTCGCTGAAGCCCGGCGGGCGGCTGGTCGTGGCGACGGTGCCGCTGGACGTGGAGGACGTGGGCGGCGTGTTCATGGGGCAGCCGGTGCGCGTGACCAGTTTCGGCGCGGAGGAGTTCACCGCGCTGGTGAAGGAGGCCGGGTTCGCGATCGAGTGGCAGCAGAGCAGTGTGTTCACGCCCGACCACCCGGCGGGGGAACCCGAGCCGCACCTGTTCCTGCACTGCCGGCGGCTCTGA
- a CDS encoding APC family permease: protein MRSEALGGTLLTKRLALPIFASDPLSSVAYATQEILLVLTLGGLAYLHFTPWIAAAVVALMTVVVLSYRQVVHAYPSGGGSYEVASTNLGPSAGLVVAASLMVDYVMTVAVSVASGVDNIISAVPRLADYRVPMALVFVALLSAMNLRGVRESGRAFAAPTYLFIGGVLIMVATGLFRYALGDAPVSESAAYGVTPRPGDADLMGLALVMLVLRAFSSGCTALTGVEAISNGVPAFRRPKPRNAATTLAAMGIIAVTMFVGVTTLALITDVHITDDACRLTGLGGDCADHTQRTVIAQVASAVFGSDSVGFYFIQAATALVLILAANTAYNGFPLLTSILAQHRYLPRQLHNRGDRLAFSNGILALAITAGLLLWGFGANVTSLIHLYILGVFTSFTLSQSGMVRHWNRELRTETAPAVRRGHRIARVINATGAVVTGLVLIIVLATKFTQGAWLAVLAATLLWLMMRAVRRHYDSVAAELAVTDAHSELAPPSRVFAIVLVSTVHKPTMRALAYARAFRPDRLEALTVSVDPEGVAEVRSKWQEYDIQVPLTVLDSPYREITRPVVGYVRSIRRAGPRDVVAVFIPEYVVGHWWENALHNQTALWLKSRLLFTPGVMVISVPWQLHSSRRADRPAGRAPGAVRRGEPAPPGPSGGEPVGGHDGPA, encoded by the coding sequence ATGCGCAGCGAGGCACTGGGCGGGACGCTGCTCACCAAACGGCTCGCCCTGCCGATCTTCGCTTCCGACCCGCTGTCCTCGGTGGCGTACGCGACCCAGGAGATCCTGCTGGTCCTGACCCTCGGCGGTCTGGCGTACCTCCACTTCACGCCGTGGATCGCGGCCGCCGTCGTGGCCCTGATGACGGTGGTGGTCCTCTCCTACCGTCAGGTCGTGCACGCCTATCCGAGCGGCGGCGGCTCGTACGAGGTGGCCTCGACGAACCTGGGACCGTCGGCCGGCCTGGTGGTGGCCGCCTCGCTGATGGTGGATTACGTCATGACGGTGGCCGTGTCCGTGGCGTCGGGCGTGGACAACATCATCTCGGCCGTGCCCCGGCTGGCCGACTACCGGGTGCCGATGGCGCTGGTCTTCGTCGCCCTGCTGAGCGCGATGAACCTGCGAGGAGTGCGGGAGTCCGGCCGCGCGTTCGCCGCTCCCACCTATCTGTTCATCGGCGGTGTGCTGATCATGGTCGCCACCGGACTGTTCCGCTACGCGCTGGGCGACGCGCCGGTGTCGGAGAGCGCGGCGTACGGCGTCACCCCCCGGCCGGGGGACGCCGATCTCATGGGCCTGGCCCTGGTGATGCTGGTCCTGCGGGCGTTCTCCAGCGGTTGTACGGCCCTGACGGGCGTGGAGGCGATCTCCAACGGCGTCCCCGCCTTTCGCCGTCCCAAGCCGAGGAACGCCGCGACCACCCTGGCCGCCATGGGCATCATCGCCGTCACCATGTTCGTCGGCGTGACCACACTCGCGCTGATCACCGACGTGCACATCACCGACGACGCCTGCCGGCTCACCGGCCTCGGCGGCGACTGCGCGGACCACACCCAGCGCACGGTCATCGCCCAGGTCGCCTCCGCCGTGTTCGGCAGCGACAGTGTCGGCTTCTACTTCATCCAGGCGGCCACCGCGCTGGTCCTGATCCTGGCCGCGAACACCGCGTACAACGGCTTCCCGTTGCTCACCTCGATCCTCGCCCAGCACCGCTACCTGCCGCGGCAACTGCACAACCGCGGCGACCGGCTGGCCTTCTCCAACGGCATCCTGGCGCTGGCCATCACCGCCGGTCTGCTGCTGTGGGGCTTCGGGGCCAATGTGACCAGCCTGATCCACCTCTACATCCTCGGTGTCTTCACCTCCTTCACGCTCTCCCAGTCGGGCATGGTCCGGCACTGGAACCGTGAACTGCGCACCGAGACCGCCCCCGCCGTGCGGCGCGGTCACCGGATCGCCCGTGTCATCAACGCCACCGGCGCGGTCGTCACAGGGCTGGTCCTGATCATCGTGCTGGCCACCAAGTTCACCCAGGGCGCGTGGCTGGCCGTGCTCGCCGCGACCCTGCTGTGGCTGATGATGCGGGCCGTACGCCGTCACTACGACAGCGTCGCCGCCGAACTCGCCGTCACCGACGCGCACAGCGAACTCGCCCCTCCCTCCAGGGTGTTCGCGATCGTGCTCGTCTCCACCGTGCACAAGCCGACGATGCGGGCCCTGGCCTACGCCCGCGCCTTCCGTCCGGACCGGCTGGAGGCGCTGACCGTCTCGGTCGACCCGGAGGGGGTGGCCGAGGTCCGGAGCAAGTGGCAGGAGTACGACATCCAGGTGCCGCTCACGGTCCTCGACTCCCCGTACCGCGAGATCACCCGGCCGGTGGTGGGGTACGTCCGCTCGATCCGGCGGGCCGGGCCGCGCGACGTCGTGGCGGTCTTCATCCCCGAGTACGTCGTCGGACACTGGTGGGAGAACGCGCTGCACAACCAGACGGCACTGTGGCTGAAGAGCCGTCTGCTCTTCACCCCCGGGGTGATGGTCATCAGCGTGCCGTGGCAGCTGCACTCCTCCCGCCGTGCCGACCGTCCGGCCGGACGCGCCCCGGGCGCGGTCCGCCGCGGCGAACCCGCCCCGCCGGGCCCGTCCGGCGGGGAGCCGGTGGGCGGACACGACGGCCCGGCCTGA